CCCCTTCGTTCGAACAGCCGAAGCTTAGGCGCTGACGGGCGCGGTCTTGTGGAGCTTGGCGACGATGGCGTCGGCGAACTCGGTGGTCGAGAGGGCCTTCTCCGGGGTGTCGCGCATCAGGTCGTAGGTGACCTTGCGCTCCTTGAGGCACTCGACGATGGCCGTTTCCAGGCGGCCGGCCGCGTCCATCTCGCCCAGGTCGCGCAGCATCATCAGGCCGCTGAGCAGCTGGGCCAGGGGGTTGGCCTTGTTGAGGCCGGCGTACTTGGGAGCCGAGCCGTGGGTGGGCTCGTAGACGGTGGCGATGGTGCCGACGTTCGAGCCGGGGGCCACGCCGAGGCCGCCGATGAGGCCCGCGCAGAGATCCGACAGGATGTCGCCGTAGAGGTTCTCGGTGACGATCACGTCGAAGCTGTGGGGCAGGGTCACCAGCTGCATGCAGGTGTTGTCGACGATCAGGTCCTCGAACTGGATCTCCGGGTACTCCTGGGCGACGCGGCGGCCGACCTCGAGGAAGAGGCCGTCCGAGAACTTCATGATGTTGGCCTTGTGGACCAGGGTGACCTTCTTGCGGTTGTTGCGCTTGGCGTACTCGAAGGCGTAGCGCACGATGCGCTCGGAGCCGCCCTCGGTGATGGGCTTGAGCGAGATGGCCGTGTCGGGCTTCATCTTCTTGCCGGTCAGCTTCTCGACGGTGGCCGTGATCTCGGCGACGCCCTGCGAGCCCTTCTCGAACTCGATGCCGGCGTAGAGGTCCTCGGTGTTCTCGCGGACGATCACGATATCGACGTTCTGGAACTTGGACTCGATCGAGGGGTAGAGCTTGCAGGGGCGGACGCAGGCGTAGAGGTCCAGCTCCTGGCGAAGCGCGACGTTGACCGAGCGGAAGCCGGTGCCGATCGGGGTGGTCAGCGGGCCCTTGAGGGCGATCTTGTTCTTCTTGATCGAGTCGATGACGGCCTGGGGCAACGG
The sequence above is a segment of the Pantanalinema sp. genome. Coding sequences within it:
- a CDS encoding isocitrate/isopropylmalate dehydrogenase family protein gives rise to the protein MAYRVTLIPGDGIGPSITEATVRCLEATGVQFEWERFDAGTDYMARTGDTTPLPQAVIDSIKKNKIALKGPLTTPIGTGFRSVNVALRQELDLYACVRPCKLYPSIESKFQNVDIVIVRENTEDLYAGIEFEKGSQGVAEITATVEKLTGKKMKPDTAISLKPITEGGSERIVRYAFEYAKRNNRKKVTLVHKANIMKFSDGLFLEVGRRVAQEYPEIQFEDLIVDNTCMQLVTLPHSFDVIVTENLYGDILSDLCAGLIGGLGVAPGSNVGTIATVYEPTHGSAPKYAGLNKANPLAQLLSGLMMLRDLGEMDAAGRLETAIVECLKERKVTYDLMRDTPEKALSTTEFADAIVAKLHKTAPVSA